One window from the genome of Faecalibacterium sp. HTF-F encodes:
- a CDS encoding phosphatase PAP2 family protein produces the protein MNRKQLRAQCRPHLWFQLYWVVYLIWFFWLDLTITDPKYIIHSRIDDRIPFNEWFIFPYCSWFLLLAGVTALLWWCDTQSYDKLCLTMFSGMTFCLILYMLLPNGLKLRPTAEAIGRSNIAMSILQLIWKADASVNVCPSIHCQSSACMALAFTNSRLAKDRPALKVLAWVWAALICASTVFTKQHSIIDVVCGLAVAFVWVPVVYRPAGK, from the coding sequence ATGAATCGCAAGCAGCTGCGGGCCCAGTGCCGCCCGCATTTGTGGTTTCAGCTGTACTGGGTGGTGTACCTCATCTGGTTCTTCTGGCTGGACCTTACCATCACAGATCCCAAATACATCATCCACAGCAGGATCGACGACCGGATCCCCTTCAACGAGTGGTTCATCTTTCCGTATTGCAGCTGGTTTCTGCTGCTGGCCGGGGTGACGGCGCTGCTGTGGTGGTGCGACACCCAAAGTTATGATAAGCTCTGCCTGACCATGTTCTCGGGCATGACCTTCTGCCTGATCCTCTATATGCTGCTGCCCAACGGTCTGAAACTGCGCCCCACGGCAGAGGCGATAGGACGCAGCAACATTGCCATGAGCATCCTGCAGCTGATCTGGAAGGCGGATGCATCGGTGAACGTGTGCCCGTCCATCCACTGCCAGAGCTCGGCCTGCATGGCGCTGGCCTTCACCAACAGCCGTCTGGCAAAGGACCGCCCGGCCCTGAAAGTGCTGGCATGGGTGTGGGCGGCGCTGATCTGCGCTTCCACGGTGTTCACCAAACAGCACTCCATCATAGATGTGGTGTGCGGTCTGGCCGTGGCCTTCGTGTGGGTGCCGGTGGTGTACCGCCCTGCAGGAAAATGA